The sequence TCTGCCCTTCATTCATAACTAGTGGTTTAGTTTGGGCGGCAGCTGTCGTTACCGGATTCGTTATAGGCGTCATCGTTGGAAAGCTCATTGCCTCGTCCTCCCTTCTGCTATCATTGACTTAACTGGTTCAAAGGTTGTACGGTGGTGTTCGCACGGCCCATATATTTGTAAGGCTTTAACATGTTCTGCAGTTCCATAACCTGCGTTTTTTTCAAAATGATATTCAGGAAAATCAGTATGTAGCTGGTCCATAATCGCATCTCTTGTAGTTTTTGCGATAATGGAGGCAGCCGCGACTGCTAAACTCTTTGCGTCGCCTTTGATAACTGATTCTGTCGGATAATCTATGCGAAGTGCCATCGCATCCACAATGACAAAGTCCGGACGTACAGCAAGTGCTTTTACCGCCTGTTCCATGGACTCCCTTGTCGCTGCGTAAATATTCAATTCATCAATGCGACGGGCTGATTGGATATGTGTCGAATAGGCAATTGCGACGTTGCGGATTAGTGCAGCAAGCCGTCGCCGTTCCGCCTTTGAGATAGTCTTCGAATCATCAAGTCCAACTAATTCCGGCACTTCCTTCGGCAACACAACGACAGCGGTTACTACAGGACCCGCTAACGGGCCTCTCCCCGCCTCATCGACCCCAGCGACCTTAGCTCCCTGAAACGGCGCAAACGACTCGTCAAACGCTATTTTAGCCACATGCTCTTGCATAATCATTTCTTTTTTGTGATATTGGCGTTGCCATCGAGCCAATGCATTTTTTACGCCAGCCCTCGAATCATGCGCGAGTTCCTCTATCCACGGTGCAGGCTCTTCCGCCGTCCGTAACATTTCCACAATCTCTTTAATTGTTAGCAGTGTGCTCACCTTCCGCAACTCGATTTCCTGTTACTCTACTACATATATCGGCTATTCACAGCTTGTTTCTACCCATATATTCAGGATAATAAGAAAAGCCGATACCCTCGGAAAAAATCCGTATCGGCATCGACTTAGTCATTTTGAAGTTGTTCGGCTGTGAAGTCAAATGTCAGTTTACCAAGGTATTCGTTACGTATATCACGAACGATTAACTCCGCCACTTTATCGTACTCGACTTCTCCGCCAGTTGTGTATACCTTGCGTAGTGAACCGATTTGATTGAAAACTTGCAGAATATCGTCGCCAACCGTTGTTAAACCATATCTTTCCGACAATCGGCTCGGATAATGTGCTTCAAGAAAACGCAGCCCATAAACAGCTAGGTCCTCCATGTTGACGATGGAATCTTTAATAGCACCGGTCAACGCTAGTTTATAGCCCGCTTCTTTGTCTTCAAATTTCGGCCATAGAATCCCCGGCGTATCAAGCAACTCAAGTTCTTTTTCAAACTTGATCCACTGCTGAGCTCTAGTGACACCCGGCGTGTTTCCTGTCCTAGCAATATTTTTCTTGGCAAGTCGGTTAATCAGCGTAGATTTTCCGACATTCGGGATCCCGACAATCATTGCGCGGATTGCACCTGGACGAATGCCCCTACTGCGCATTCTTTCTAGCTTCGGTTCTAAAATCTCTTTTGCAGCCTTAATGACCGTCTGAAGACCTTTTCCTTCAAATGAATTAATGGCGACGGCACGATCACCTTGTGCTTCAAAATAGTGAATCCAACGCGCAGTTTCCGTTTCATCAGCGAGGTCCATTTTATTCAAAATAAGCAGCCTTGGTTTTTGATGGATAACCTCGTCAATCATTGGATTCCTAGATGACAATGGAAGCCTAGCGTCAATCAATTCAAAAACGATATCTACCAACTTCAATTGTTCAGTTACTTCTCGGCGCGCTTTCGCCATATGTCCTGGAAACCATTGAATCGTCATTGATGAACACCTCTCTTATTTAACGATACCGAAATCTTCGATTGGCCAAAATACAATGCTCGTATTGCCGATGATTTCATCGATTGCTACAGCTCCAATATGTCTGGAGTCTTTACTTCTTCTTCTATTATCCCCAAGAACAAATACATGACCTTCTGGGACCGTTGTACGTTGAATTTTCTCTTCAAGTGTGAAATCTTCCGTTAATGGACCGTCTGCAACCTCTGCCTTGTTTTGATCAAGATAAGGCTCTTCGAACGATTCCCCGTTAATATACAAAACGTCATCCTTGTACTCGACTGTATCGCCAGGAAGCCCAATGACTCGTTTGATATAGTCCTTCTCTTCAGGCGCATGGAATACCACGATATCAAAGCGATCCGGTTTACCGATTGTATAGCCGATTTTGTTCACAATCATCCGGTCACCATTTTCAAGCGTCGGCATCATGGACTCTCCGTCAACGACAATCGGTGTAAATAAGAATACACGAATAATTGCTGCGAGCCCGAACGCGATTAACAGCGCCTTCATCCATTCCCATGTTTCGTTTTTCTTCTTCTCTTCATTCATCGTCAAAGCCTCCCGCATACTTCTGTCCTTATTGTACAGTCTATTCATTTTTGAGGCAAAAAGAAAGGAGGCCGTTTTGTTGGCCTCCTACAATCTTTGTTTTATCGAAGTTCTTTGATACGTGCAGCTTTTCCGCGTAGACTGCGAAGGTAGTACAATTTCGCACGACGTACTTTACCACGACGAACCACTTCAAGTAGTGTAATTTTTGGTGTGTGTACAGGGAATGTACGTTCAACGCCAACACCGTTTGAGATTTTACGAACTGTGAAAGTTTCACTGATTCCGCCACCACGACGTTTGATAACAACGCCTTCAAATAGCTGGATACGCTCACGCGTTCCCTCAACGATTTTTACGTGCAAACGAACTGTGTCTCCCGCACGGAATGATGGATGATCTGCACGAAGCTGATCTTTTGTAATGTCTGCAATAAGTTGTTGCATATTTTTTCTCTCCTTCTCCACAGACGCTCATGCACTCTTGCCTTTGCAGCGGAACATCAGTCAATATGTACTCCCCATAGAAGTACATAGTAAATAATAGCACAAAGGACGAGTCGGTGCAAGACACGACGTTTATTTTTGTTGATGATTTAATTGCTTCAGTAATTTGCGTTGATGGTCGGTCAGCGGCGCATCCTTGAGCAAGTCCTTTCGACGTTCAAATGTCCGAAGTAGGGATTGCTCTTCACGCCATTGATCAATTTTCCCATGGTTGCCGGATAATAATATCTCGGGCACTTCTAGGCCGTTGAAACTAGCCGGTCTTGTATATTGCGGATGTTCGAGCAATCCAGTTGAAAACGAATCGAGCACAGGCGAGTCGGCATTGCCCAGTACGTTCGGCAACAATCGGACGACACTGTCTATGACAGCCATCGCAGCGATTTCTCCACCTGTTAGAACAAAATCACCAATCGATACTTCATCCGTTACAAGGTGTTGGCGTATCCGCTCATCATAGCCCTCGTAGTGACCACAAATGAAGATGACATGCTCTTCAGTTGCTAGCTCTTCTGCTTTTTTCTGCGTAAATCGTTCTCCTTGTGGACACATGAGGACAACACGCGGCGGGTTTTCAAGCCCCTCAGATAATGCTTCCACTGCGGCAAAGAGCGGTTCTGGCTTGAGCACCATCCCCGCGCCACCACCATACGGATAATCATCGACTTTATGGTGTTTGTCCGTGGAATAATCGCGGAAATCGGTCACTGCAAAGGATACCGCGTCATTGGTTTGCGCTTTTTTCATGATGGATGAATGAAGGACCCCTTCAAACATTTCTGGAAACAATGACAGGACATCGATTTTCATCATGACAATAGACCTTCCATTGGATCGATAACGATTTTTTTATTGTCAACATCAATTTCTAGAACGATGTCTTCGATATATGGAATGTAATGAGGCTTGCCTTTTTCCGGTGTCACCGTCCATACATCATTCGCACCCGTTTCAAGAATCTCCGTCACTTTACCAATGTCGATACCTTCTGTTGTAAAGACTGTACAACCAACGATTTCATGGTAGTAAAATTCGTTTTCATCCAGTTCACCTAAGTCATTTTCTGATATTTTGAAAACACCGTCACGGTACTTTTCAACATCATTGACATTAAAGTGATTTTCAAACGTTAGCAAATCAAAGTTTTTATGTTGACGATGACTAGCCACAACTAAGTAAATAGGCGTTTTACTGTTTGGCATGAATAGAGCAAGCTTGTTACCAACTGTGTAGCGTTCTTCTGGGAAATGCGTGCGAGAAATGACACGAACTTCTCCACGAATACCATGTGTATTGACGATTGTCCCTACGTTAAACCATTGCATACGTACACCGTCCTTTATTTTTAGAGTAATTGCTCATATATATTGATATGAAGAATCTTATCGATAACGCTCGGCGCTTAGCTCGTATGTCTGGCTTATATAATTGCTTGAACAAAAAAGGAAAGGAACATAGGCTCCTTCCCTTTTCATATCAATCTATAATATCGATATAGACTTTTTTGCCGTGGTGACTGCCTGCTGCTGAATAAACAATAGTGCGTATCGCTTTCGCCACACGCCCCTGCTTGCCGATTACTTTTCCCATATCTTCAGGATTTACGGCAAGTTTGTAGATGACACGATTATCGTGCTCATCCATTGCAACCCGGACATCCCCGGGATAATCGACTAACGGTTTGACAATTGTTTCAATCAGCTGCTTCATGTGCACCCCTCCTGATTACTTACCGTGTTTAGCGTTATGGAATTTCTCCATGATACCTTGGTCAGAAAACAGATTACGAACTGTATCAGATGGTTTCGCACCATTCTGAAGCCATTTAAGCGCTAGTTCTTCGTTGATTTTTACTTCCGCTGGTTTTGTAAGCGGGTTGTAAGTACCAACTGTTTCGATTTGACGACCATCACGTGGTGAACGTGAATCTGCTACAACAATACGATAGAAAGGAGTTTTCTTTGCTCCCATACGTTTAAGACGAATTTTTACTGACATTTTTACTTGCACCTCCGAATAGTTTCACACAAGATAGTATATTATCAAGCTTTTTGATGTTTGTAAAGTGTTTTTTCTTAACACCTTGAAATTCTTTTTAAAAACAGGGTTTTTGGAGCGATTTTATCAATTACGCCTTGGCGTAATTGCGTCCAGACTTTTTTCCAGCGAGCTCGAAAATCTCCCCTAAAAAGTCTGTGACATCCGCCCGAGGCTTTAAATGAATTCAGCAGGGTTTGAGCACTGCTGAATTCATTTAAATAAAGAGTCGAATCCAGGCATTTTATTTTTCTTTTTACCTTTTTGCATGCCTGTCATTTGTTTCATCATTTTCTTCATATCTTCGAATTGTTTGAGCAGTCGGTTGACATCTTGAATTGTCGTCCCAGATCCTTTGGCAATTCGCTTGCGCCGATTTGCGTTGATGATTTCAGGGGTATTACGCTCTGCTGTTGTCATAGACTGAATAACTGCTTCGACACGTCCCATCTGACCTTCATCGACTTTGGCATTTTCGAGCCCTTTGATTTTATTGGCGCCCGGCATCATTTTCAATAACTCGTCGATCGGACCCATTTTCTTCACTTGCTGAAGCTGATCAAGGAAATCGTCGAGCGTAAATGATTGCGTTTTAAACTTTTGCTCAAGTTCTTTCGCTTTTTCTTCATCCACATTCTCTTGTGCTTTTTCGATGAGTGACATGACGTCGCCCATACCAAGAATTCTGGATGCCATGCGCTCTGGGTGAAATGGTTCAAGCGCATCCATTTTTTCGCCCATCCCGACAAATTTAATAGGCTTTTCAGTCACTGAGCGTATAGAAAGTGCCGCACCACCACGCGTGTCTCCGTCCAATTTCGTGAGGACAACACCTGTGATGCCTATTGTCTCATTGAAGCTTTGTGCGACGTTGACAGCATCCTGCCCTGTCATTGCATCGACCACAAGGAACACTTCTTCCGGCTTACTGAGATCCCGGATATCTTGTAGTTCTTGCATCAGCACTTCATCGACATGAAGGCGCCCAGCCGTGTCAATGATGACAACGTCATGGTGTTCCTTTTCTGCCTCAGCAAGCGCCTGGCGAACGATTTCAACAGGAGATATATCCGTCCCGAGTGCAAAGACTGGCATCGTTAGTTGCTTGCCAAGTGTTTCCAACTGCTGAATCGCAGCTGGCCTGTAAACGTCCGCTGCCACAAGCAGTGGATTTTTGTTGTGACGCTTCCGAAGAACCGTTGCCAG comes from Sporosarcina sp. FSL K6-3457 and encodes:
- a CDS encoding ribonuclease HII, with protein sequence MSTLLTIKEIVEMLRTAEEPAPWIEELAHDSRAGVKNALARWQRQYHKKEMIMQEHVAKIAFDESFAPFQGAKVAGVDEAGRGPLAGPVVTAVVVLPKEVPELVGLDDSKTISKAERRRLAALIRNVAIAYSTHIQSARRIDELNIYAATRESMEQAVKALAVRPDFVIVDAMALRIDYPTESVIKGDAKSLAVAAASIIAKTTRDAIMDQLHTDFPEYHFEKNAGYGTAEHVKALQIYGPCEHHRTTFEPVKSMIAEGRTRQ
- the ylqF gene encoding ribosome biogenesis GTPase YlqF, with protein sequence MTIQWFPGHMAKARREVTEQLKLVDIVFELIDARLPLSSRNPMIDEVIHQKPRLLILNKMDLADETETARWIHYFEAQGDRAVAINSFEGKGLQTVIKAAKEILEPKLERMRSRGIRPGAIRAMIVGIPNVGKSTLINRLAKKNIARTGNTPGVTRAQQWIKFEKELELLDTPGILWPKFEDKEAGYKLALTGAIKDSIVNMEDLAVYGLRFLEAHYPSRLSERYGLTTVGDDILQVFNQIGSLRKVYTTGGEVEYDKVAELIVRDIRNEYLGKLTFDFTAEQLQND
- the lepB gene encoding signal peptidase I produces the protein MNEEKKKNETWEWMKALLIAFGLAAIIRVFLFTPIVVDGESMMPTLENGDRMIVNKIGYTIGKPDRFDIVVFHAPEEKDYIKRVIGLPGDTVEYKDDVLYINGESFEEPYLDQNKAEVADGPLTEDFTLEEKIQRTTVPEGHVFVLGDNRRRSKDSRHIGAVAIDEIIGNTSIVFWPIEDFGIVK
- the rplS gene encoding 50S ribosomal protein L19, yielding MQQLIADITKDQLRADHPSFRAGDTVRLHVKIVEGTRERIQLFEGVVIKRRGGGISETFTVRKISNGVGVERTFPVHTPKITLLEVVRRGKVRRAKLYYLRSLRGKAARIKELR
- the trmD gene encoding tRNA (guanosine(37)-N1)-methyltransferase TrmD, translated to MKIDVLSLFPEMFEGVLHSSIMKKAQTNDAVSFAVTDFRDYSTDKHHKVDDYPYGGGAGMVLKPEPLFAAVEALSEGLENPPRVVLMCPQGERFTQKKAEELATEEHVIFICGHYEGYDERIRQHLVTDEVSIGDFVLTGGEIAAMAVIDSVVRLLPNVLGNADSPVLDSFSTGLLEHPQYTRPASFNGLEVPEILLSGNHGKIDQWREEQSLLRTFERRKDLLKDAPLTDHQRKLLKQLNHQQK
- the rimM gene encoding ribosome maturation factor RimM (Essential for efficient processing of 16S rRNA), which produces MQWFNVGTIVNTHGIRGEVRVISRTHFPEERYTVGNKLALFMPNSKTPIYLVVASHRQHKNFDLLTFENHFNVNDVEKYRDGVFKISENDLGELDENEFYYHEIVGCTVFTTEGIDIGKVTEILETGANDVWTVTPEKGKPHYIPYIEDIVLEIDVDNKKIVIDPMEGLLS
- a CDS encoding KH domain-containing protein, which produces MKQLIETIVKPLVDYPGDVRVAMDEHDNRVIYKLAVNPEDMGKVIGKQGRVAKAIRTIVYSAAGSHHGKKVYIDIID
- the rpsP gene encoding 30S ribosomal protein S16, coding for MSVKIRLKRMGAKKTPFYRIVVADSRSPRDGRQIETVGTYNPLTKPAEVKINEELALKWLQNGAKPSDTVRNLFSDQGIMEKFHNAKHGK
- the ffh gene encoding signal recognition particle protein; the encoded protein is MAFEGLAQRLQGTLQKITGKGKISEADVKEMMREVRFALIEADVNLKVVKSFVKTVSERAVGQDVMKSLTPGQQVVKIVKDELTNLMGGEQNPIQFARKSPTVIMMVGLQGAGKTTTTGKLATVLRKRHNKNPLLVAADVYRPAAIQQLETLGKQLTMPVFALGTDISPVEIVRQALAEAEKEHHDVVIIDTAGRLHVDEVLMQELQDIRDLSKPEEVFLVVDAMTGQDAVNVAQSFNETIGITGVVLTKLDGDTRGGAALSIRSVTEKPIKFVGMGEKMDALEPFHPERMASRILGMGDVMSLIEKAQENVDEEKAKELEQKFKTQSFTLDDFLDQLQQVKKMGPIDELLKMMPGANKIKGLENAKVDEGQMGRVEAVIQSMTTAERNTPEIINANRRKRIAKGSGTTIQDVNRLLKQFEDMKKMMKQMTGMQKGKKKNKMPGFDSLFK